The genomic interval GCCCTGCTCAACCAGTACGCCGACGAGCTCTACCGCTCGCTCAAGGATTGCCGTCCCATCGCCCCGCTGACCGAGCGCGATCCGCAGCTCACCCTGGAGGAGGCCTACCAGATCCAGCTGCGCCTGATCGCCCGGCGCCTGGACGCCGATGGCGAGACCGTGATCGGCAAGAAGATCGGCGTCACCAGCCGCGTGGTCATGGACCTGCTCAAGGTCGACCAGCCCGATTTCGGCCACCTGACCTCCGGCATGCTGCGCGAGGACGGCGCGGCCATCGAGGCCGCCGGGCTGATCGCGCCGAAGGCCGAGGGCGAGATCGCCTTCGTGCTCAAGCACGAGCTGGCCGGTCCGGGGGTGACCGTCGCCGACGTGCTGCGCGCCACCGAATACGTGGTGCCCTGTTTCGAGATCGTCGATTCGCGCATCGCCGACTGGAAGATCCGGATCCAGGACACCGTGGCCGACAACGCCTCCTCGGCGCTGTTCGTGCTCGGCGATGCCGCCGTCGATCCGCGCCGGCTGGATCTGGGCGTGGTCGGCATGACCCTCGAACTCAACGGCGAGATCGCCGCCACCGGCGCCGGCGCCGCCGCGCTGGGCCATCCGGCCAAGGCCGTGGCCTGGCTGGCCAATACCCTCGGCCGCTTGGAAATGCCGCTCAAGGCCGGCGAGGTGATCCTCTCCGGCTCCCTCTCCACCATGTTGCCGGTCAAGGCCGGCGACAACCTGCGCATCAGCATCGGCGGCATCGGCTCGGCCGGCGTGCGTTTCGTCTGACAGGAGAATTTCGATGAATCTCGACCCGCAAACCATCGAGCGCCTCGCCGCCCACCTCGACGCCGCCGAAACCGAGCGCCGCGAGGTCCACAAGATCACCGACGACTACCCGGACATGGACTGGGAGGACGCCTACGCCATCCAGGACGCCCTGCGCGCGCTCAAGGAAGCCCGCGGCGTGCGCGTCGCCGGCCTGAAAATGGGCCTGACCTCCCACGCCAAGATGCGCCAGATGGGCGTCGTCGATCCGGTCTACGGCTTCATCACCGACTACGGCGCGGTGGCCGACGGCGGCGAGATCGACACCAAACGCCTGATCCATCCCAAGGTCGAGGCGGAGATCGCCTTCGTCACCAAGCGTCCGCTGAGCGGTCCGGGCTGCCACATCGGCAGCGTGCTGGCGGCCACCGACTTCATCCTGCCGGCGGTGGAGATCATCGACTCGCGCTACGAGAACTTCCGCTTCGACCTCAAGAGCGTGATCGCCGACAACACCTCGTCCGCACGCTACGTCCTCGGCGGCACCCACCGCAACGTCGAGGGCATCGATCTGAAGAACCTCGGCGTGGTGATGGAGAGGAACGGCGAGGTGGTGGCCATGGCCTCCGGCGCGGCGGTGCTCGGCCATCCGGCGCAGAGCGTGGCCATGCTCGCCAACATGCTGGGGGCCCGCGGCCGGGAGATTCCCGCCGGCACCCTGATTCTCACCGGCGGGGTCACCGAGGCGGTGGCGGTGGCCGCCGGCGACAACGTCACCGTGCGCTTCCAGCACCTGGGCAGCGTATCGATGCGCTTCATATGACCGCGAGGAAAACACCATGCCCATCATGCAGGTTTACCTGATCGAAGGCCGCAGCGAAGAGCAGAAGGCCCGGCTCATCGATTCCCTGACCCGTGCCACCGTGGATGCCCTCGACGCGCCGATCGAGAGCGTGCGCGTCGTGATCACCGAGGTACCCAGCAGCAATTTCGGCATCGCCGGCCAGACGGCCAAGCAGCGCGGCCGCTGAGCGCGCCGCTCGACACCCATCACAAGGACAACAAGTCGAGGTTTTCCGTGGATAGAACATCGTCCCGTTGCAAGGTTGCGATCATCGGTTCGGGCAACATCGGCACCGACCTCATGATCAAGGTGCTGCGCCATGGCAAGCACCTGGAAATGGGCGCCATGGTCGGTATCGACCCGGCGTCCGACGGCCTGGCCCGCGCCAAGCGTCTCGGCGTCGCCACCACGGCGCAAGGCGTGGAAGGCCTGCTGGCGCTGCCGGAGTTCAAGGACATCGGCATCGCCTTCGACGCCACCTCGGCCGGCGCCCATGCCTACCACAACGAGCTGCTGCAGGCCCACGGGGTGAAGGTCATCGACCTGACCCCGGCGGCCATCGGCCCCTACGTGGTTCCGGCGATCAACCTGGACGCCGAGCTCGATGCGCCGAACATCAACATGGTCACCTGCGGCGGCCAGGCGACCATCCCGATGGTCGCCGCGGTCTCGCGGGTGGCCAGGGTCCACTACGCCGAGATCGTCGCCTCGATCGCCTCGAAATCCGCCGGCCCCGGCACCCGCGCCAACATCGACGAGTTCACCGAGACCACCTCGAAGGCTATCGAGGTGATCGGCGGGGCGCAGAAGGGCAAGGCGATCATCGTCCTCAACCCGGCCGAGCCGCCGTTGATCATGCGCGACAGCGTGTTCGTGCTCTCCGAGGCGGTCGACCGGGACGTCATCGCCGCCAGCATCAAGGACATGGTGGCCAGCGTGCAGCGCTACGTGCCGGGCTACCGGCTCAAGCAGGAGGTGCAGTTCGAGCTGCTCGAGAAGCCGGCGAACGTGCCGGGCGTGGGGATGGTGGCGGGGCTCAAGACCTCGATCTTCCTGGAGGTGGAGGGCGCCGCCCACTACCTGCCGGCCTACGCGGGCAACCTCGACATCATGACCTCCGCGGCGCTGTCCTGCGCCGAGCGGCTGGCCGAGCGCGACAAGCTGCGGACCCTGCCCTCGGCGCTGGTCTAGACGGTGGACCGGGCTCGGGGGAGAAGGCCATGAATCGGCTGCATCGGGTCCTCGAGCGGGTCAGTGGTGAAGTACTTGAAGTGCGGCCTGGCGAATCGTTGCTGAGCGCCATGGAGCGCCAGGGGAAGAGGTGCATTCCGGTCGGTTGCCGGGGCGGCGGCTGCGGAGTCTGCAAGGTCCGGGTGGTTTCCGGCCGGTTCGACTACGGGCTCATGAGTCGCCGTCATGTCAGCGCCGACGAGCGCGGCCAGGGCCTGGCCCTGGCCTGCCGGCTCTTTCCCCTGGGTGACTCCGAGATACAGGCGTGCGGCGAGGCAGTCCGGGCGACTTCAGAAAAACAATAGGTGTCATCATGAAAAAAGGTGTAATGCGTCCGGGCCATATCCAGCTGCGCGTGCTGGACATGCAGGCTGCCCTGCAACACTACGTCGATCTGCTCGGGCTGATCGAGATGGACAGGGATGC from Azotobacter salinestris carries:
- a CDS encoding 2Fe-2S iron-sulfur cluster-binding protein encodes the protein MNRLHRVLERVSGEVLEVRPGESLLSAMERQGKRCIPVGCRGGGCGVCKVRVVSGRFDYGLMSRRHVSADERGQGLALACRLFPLGDSEIQACGEAVRATSEKQ
- the dmpE gene encoding 2-oxopent-4-enoate hydratase, with translation MRQALLNQYADELYRSLKDCRPIAPLTERDPQLTLEEAYQIQLRLIARRLDADGETVIGKKIGVTSRVVMDLLKVDQPDFGHLTSGMLREDGAAIEAAGLIAPKAEGEIAFVLKHELAGPGVTVADVLRATEYVVPCFEIVDSRIADWKIRIQDTVADNASSALFVLGDAAVDPRRLDLGVVGMTLELNGEIAATGAGAAALGHPAKAVAWLANTLGRLEMPLKAGEVILSGSLSTMLPVKAGDNLRISIGGIGSAGVRFV
- a CDS encoding acetaldehyde dehydrogenase (acetylating); protein product: MDRTSSRCKVAIIGSGNIGTDLMIKVLRHGKHLEMGAMVGIDPASDGLARAKRLGVATTAQGVEGLLALPEFKDIGIAFDATSAGAHAYHNELLQAHGVKVIDLTPAAIGPYVVPAINLDAELDAPNINMVTCGGQATIPMVAAVSRVARVHYAEIVASIASKSAGPGTRANIDEFTETTSKAIEVIGGAQKGKAIIVLNPAEPPLIMRDSVFVLSEAVDRDVIAASIKDMVASVQRYVPGYRLKQEVQFELLEKPANVPGVGMVAGLKTSIFLEVEGAAHYLPAYAGNLDIMTSAALSCAERLAERDKLRTLPSALV
- the dmpH gene encoding 2-oxo-3-hexenedioate decarboxylase, with the translated sequence MNLDPQTIERLAAHLDAAETERREVHKITDDYPDMDWEDAYAIQDALRALKEARGVRVAGLKMGLTSHAKMRQMGVVDPVYGFITDYGAVADGGEIDTKRLIHPKVEAEIAFVTKRPLSGPGCHIGSVLAATDFILPAVEIIDSRYENFRFDLKSVIADNTSSARYVLGGTHRNVEGIDLKNLGVVMERNGEVVAMASGAAVLGHPAQSVAMLANMLGARGREIPAGTLILTGGVTEAVAVAAGDNVTVRFQHLGSVSMRFI
- a CDS encoding tautomerase family protein translates to MPIMQVYLIEGRSEEQKARLIDSLTRATVDALDAPIESVRVVITEVPSSNFGIAGQTAKQRGR